One Bdellovibrio bacteriovorus str. Tiberius DNA segment encodes these proteins:
- a CDS encoding nucleotidyl transferase AbiEii/AbiGii toxin family protein has translation MLLYQLVDKFQYEKIPFTLVGGYALALHGIVRATMDVDFVLNLKLEDYQKAETALASLGLQPRIPVRAQDIIQFRKEYIEERNLIAWSFVDFKDPSRQVDILITKNLKDLDVVKISVAGRRIPVASLKELLKMKLESNRPQDQIDILRIKEVLNEKK, from the coding sequence ATGCTGCTATATCAACTGGTCGACAAATTTCAATACGAAAAGATCCCTTTCACCCTGGTGGGGGGCTATGCCCTTGCACTGCATGGCATTGTACGCGCTACCATGGATGTGGATTTCGTTTTAAATTTAAAACTAGAAGACTATCAAAAAGCTGAGACCGCCCTAGCCAGTCTCGGATTACAACCACGCATCCCAGTGCGCGCTCAGGACATCATTCAGTTTCGCAAAGAATACATCGAGGAACGAAATCTAATTGCATGGTCATTTGTGGACTTTAAAGATCCAAGTCGTCAGGTGGATATTCTTATCACAAAAAACCTTAAAGACTTGGATGTTGTAAAAATATCCGTAGCGGGCCGACGCATTCCCGTCGCCAGTCTGAAGGAGCTTTTGAAAATGAAGCTGGAATCCAACCGCCCCCAGGACCAAATAGACATCTTGCGAATTAAAGAGGTTTTGAATGAAAAGAAATAA
- a CDS encoding N-acetylglucosaminyltransferase: MVYDCFVFYDELDLLEIRLNVLDKVVDKFVIIESKKTFRGTDKPLFYIENKQRYAQFESKIIHVVVEDFPKINWRKLRPFSNWDREDYQRNALAKALVNCAPEDVIIFSDVDEIPTPEKVTEYLHKPGIKTFYQELYYYYLNNLAYEHTEPNEMYKDYIPWHGTVMANYSYFKKYGCNNMRTYRSKKDSEHTMVMDGGWHFSFMGGTEMILKKMRAYSHTEYMTEDMFNPQWVETQVRSGKDIFNRPMKFKPTGVERLPKYVQENQSKYSKLLLS, from the coding sequence ATGGTCTATGATTGCTTTGTTTTTTATGATGAGTTGGATCTTCTGGAGATCCGTCTGAATGTTTTGGACAAGGTTGTCGACAAATTCGTGATCATCGAATCTAAAAAGACCTTCCGTGGTACAGATAAGCCGCTTTTCTATATCGAAAATAAACAACGTTATGCCCAGTTTGAATCTAAAATCATCCACGTGGTGGTTGAGGACTTCCCGAAAATCAACTGGAGGAAACTGCGTCCCTTCAGCAACTGGGACCGCGAGGACTATCAAAGAAACGCATTGGCCAAAGCTTTGGTGAACTGTGCGCCAGAGGACGTGATCATCTTCTCGGACGTGGACGAAATCCCGACTCCGGAAAAGGTGACTGAATACCTGCATAAGCCGGGCATCAAGACCTTCTATCAGGAACTTTACTACTATTACTTGAACAACTTGGCGTATGAGCACACCGAGCCCAACGAAATGTACAAGGACTATATCCCTTGGCATGGAACGGTGATGGCGAACTATTCTTATTTCAAGAAGTACGGCTGCAACAACATGCGCACTTATCGCAGTAAAAAAGACAGCGAGCACACCATGGTGATGGACGGGGGATGGCATTTCTCGTTCATGGGTGGGACTGAGATGATTCTTAAAAAAATGCGCGCCTACAGTCATACCGAATACATGACGGAAGATATGTTCAATCCCCAATGGGTGGAAACCCAAGTTCGCTCTGGAAAAGACATCTTCAATCGTCCGATGAAGTTTAAGCCTACTGGAGTGGAGCGCTTGCCAAAGTACGTGCAGGAAAATCAGTCCAAGTACTCCAAGCTGCTTTTGTCATAG
- a CDS encoding helix-turn-helix domain-containing protein — MSTKSLTKILEKELGPMSFGGFLRAARTTKSLSQTEMAMLLEISKSTLCDIEKGRQNVSIDLAAKIAKKCGLSEVLAVECAIHDYLRKAGLKMTVQVRKSS, encoded by the coding sequence ATGAGTACTAAGAGCCTCACAAAGATTTTAGAAAAAGAACTAGGCCCGATGTCCTTTGGCGGCTTCCTGCGCGCGGCCAGAACCACCAAGTCCCTTTCTCAAACAGAAATGGCGATGCTTTTAGAAATCTCTAAAAGCACCCTCTGCGATATCGAAAAGGGCCGGCAAAATGTGAGCATCGATCTTGCCGCAAAGATTGCAAAGAAATGCGGCTTGTCCGAAGTATTGGCTGTCGAATGTGCCATTCACGATTATTTGCGAAAAGCCGGACTAAAAATGACTGTGCAAGTTCGGAAGTCCTCTTAA
- a CDS encoding LTA synthase family protein, translating into MRFLSSSIGFLLRITIIGAVFRAIVAIYLQIWDLMDFSTIKNTFPAFLHGWHFDLAIGAVAYLLLYWLILIFNLSPKAARRWNFLFLWVYIVMVVTDSLYAKETGRHLSYEIYSMFTIEGSMVTLFGRYWVAVLVSLAAAASLNLWLSPNYKPSSGPVGRTFAMLLAAILAVMGFRGFEGIPQDPSWAYRAGGGPQGAFLALNGAYGIFWAAVGEKKSSKENVASPKDIDTEKVFAAWKAQRGIHTPIGGFDGNIVIVFLESWWGSEVNRIQDGVEILPFFNKLRRESLHTDLFLAGGHRTTEGIFASMCSLPNPLGKSIMYSEIENKDFICLPRLLTEKGYSSAFFQGSDQYTSGTGLLVLKTGFQSSYGKRDIPDYEKLEQNAWGVYDTDLYKFALDKMTGLREPFLVGINTNTTHDNLFPARADRQKYKTIRQWADTELKDFHKLLQSRKWEKDWLLVLVADHTTYGGSSIFDHYAIPFLMKHYTKDGKESSVLPNKLLPGAFSQPDIAATLADITGVKAPTFLGRSLARPEAFSPGASVFHLGQSAWFENEWAVVFNIRNPGEERCFKWKEDMSFTKESPCPANGKKMHEEGLSYIKESQELLFQ; encoded by the coding sequence ATGAGATTCCTGTCTTCCTCCATTGGCTTTCTTCTTCGCATCACCATCATCGGCGCTGTGTTTCGCGCTATCGTGGCCATTTATCTACAAATCTGGGATTTGATGGATTTCAGCACCATCAAAAACACCTTCCCGGCCTTTCTTCACGGCTGGCACTTTGACTTGGCCATCGGAGCGGTGGCTTATTTGCTGCTTTACTGGCTGATTCTGATTTTCAACCTTTCACCGAAAGCGGCAAGACGATGGAATTTCCTTTTCCTGTGGGTTTACATCGTGATGGTGGTGACCGATTCCCTGTACGCCAAGGAAACCGGCCGTCATCTTTCCTATGAAATCTATTCGATGTTCACCATAGAAGGCTCAATGGTGACCCTGTTTGGACGTTACTGGGTGGCGGTGCTGGTGTCATTGGCAGCCGCTGCAAGTTTGAATCTGTGGCTTTCTCCGAATTATAAACCCTCGTCCGGTCCCGTTGGGCGCACGTTTGCGATGCTGCTTGCGGCAATTCTGGCCGTCATGGGCTTCCGTGGCTTTGAGGGCATCCCGCAAGATCCTTCTTGGGCCTATCGCGCCGGTGGCGGACCGCAAGGAGCTTTCCTGGCCCTGAACGGAGCTTATGGAATTTTCTGGGCGGCCGTGGGCGAAAAAAAATCCAGCAAAGAAAACGTCGCATCCCCCAAAGACATTGATACCGAAAAAGTCTTTGCCGCTTGGAAAGCCCAGCGTGGCATCCACACACCCATCGGAGGCTTTGACGGCAACATCGTGATCGTCTTCCTGGAAAGCTGGTGGGGTTCAGAAGTGAACCGCATTCAAGATGGTGTGGAAATCCTGCCTTTCTTCAACAAACTTCGCCGCGAGTCCCTGCACACAGATTTGTTCCTGGCCGGGGGCCATCGCACCACCGAAGGGATTTTTGCAAGCATGTGCAGCCTTCCCAATCCACTTGGGAAAAGCATCATGTACTCGGAAATTGAAAACAAAGATTTCATCTGCCTTCCGCGCTTGCTGACGGAAAAAGGCTATAGTTCGGCCTTCTTCCAAGGGTCTGACCAGTACACGAGCGGCACAGGGTTGCTGGTGCTGAAAACCGGCTTCCAAAGTTCTTACGGAAAGCGTGATATTCCAGATTACGAAAAACTTGAACAAAACGCCTGGGGTGTTTACGACACTGATTTGTATAAATTTGCGCTGGATAAAATGACGGGCCTGCGCGAACCATTCCTGGTGGGCATCAACACCAACACCACCCACGACAACCTGTTCCCGGCGCGAGCGGATCGCCAAAAGTACAAAACCATTCGCCAGTGGGCGGACACAGAACTTAAGGACTTCCACAAACTACTGCAAAGCCGCAAGTGGGAAAAAGACTGGCTGCTGGTCTTGGTTGCCGATCACACCACTTACGGGGGATCGAGCATCTTTGATCACTACGCGATTCCGTTTTTGATGAAACACTATACTAAAGACGGCAAGGAAAGCTCGGTACTGCCAAACAAACTCTTGCCGGGAGCGTTCTCACAACCCGACATCGCTGCCACGTTAGCTGATATCACTGGAGTGAAAGCTCCGACATTCCTGGGCAGATCCTTGGCGCGTCCGGAAGCATTCAGTCCCGGAGCAAGTGTTTTTCATTTAGGTCAGTCCGCGTGGTTTGAAAATGAATGGGCCGTGGTCTTTAACATTCGCAACCCGGGTGAAGAAAGATGCTTTAAGTGGAAAGAGGACATGAGCTTCACCAAAGAATCCCCATGTCCTGCCAATGGCAAAAAAATGCACGAAGAAGGCTTAAGCTATATCAAAGAGTCGCAGGAGCTTTTGTTCCAGTAA
- a CDS encoding type II toxin-antitoxin system mRNA interferase toxin, RelE/StbE family, producing the protein MESRTQVRISRFAEKQLKRIPSHIKEALRYWAESIELIGLSQTRKLPGYHDEPLKGDRKGQRSIRLNRSYRAIYVETIKEIEIIVIEVNKHEY; encoded by the coding sequence ATGGAAAGTCGAACACAGGTTCGAATATCCAGATTCGCAGAGAAGCAGTTAAAAAGAATCCCTTCACACATTAAAGAAGCCCTACGTTATTGGGCAGAATCCATCGAGCTGATCGGTTTGAGTCAGACAAGAAAGCTCCCGGGCTACCATGACGAGCCTCTTAAGGGAGACCGCAAGGGACAACGATCCATACGACTAAATCGTTCTTATAGAGCAATTTACGTGGAAACGATCAAAGAGATTGAAATCATCGTCATTGAGGTGAACAAACATGAGTACTAA
- a CDS encoding CopG family antitoxin: MKRNKISPEEAVEFIESFNKMIHDKDEPTEAISLRIPANLLRALKTTAKIQDTKYQSLIVKFIREGLKNS, translated from the coding sequence ATGAAAAGAAATAAAATCTCTCCCGAAGAAGCCGTGGAGTTTATTGAGTCATTCAATAAGATGATCCACGACAAAGATGAGCCAACAGAAGCAATCAGCCTGCGCATTCCTGCAAACTTGCTGCGTGCTCTGAAAACGACTGCAAAGATACAGGACACAAAATATCAAAGCCTTATTGTTAAATTTATTCGCGAAGGCTTAAAGAATTCGTAG
- a CDS encoding MBOAT family O-acyltransferase, with translation MLFNSYAFLFLFLPFTLLGYYWITKKNLQLWFLFLSSVFFYCYWSTVYVFLLLFTVVLDFYLAKAISMTTSQARRKTFLLISVIANLGILGFFKYYNFFADSLNGALQVTGLAGPLPILNLVLPIGISFYTFQSLSYVIDVYRKTSSAHAHLLEFAGYVTLFPHQISGPLVRHNYIVPQLEDSKTYFFNPENFWKGCYFFVFGLAKKMMIADRIAAVVDPLVMNMAGASTAEAWIAMIGYTMQLYFDFSGYSDMAVGLGLMMNIQFPQNFNSPYKSLSITEFWQRWHITLSSWLKDYLYISLGGNRAGVLKTYRNLFLTMAIGGLWHGANWTYLVWGCFHGGILAIERLFKDRGWYTVKNKYVRWTFTFFLVCVGWVFFRAHSVEQALFWLQKVFMLNGDINWDITLIPLKHKDRFFAALGVGILVAFLAKNTWEREFKPRLWRAALMALMFVVCLAYMGEESPFLYFQF, from the coding sequence ATGCTATTTAACTCCTACGCCTTTTTATTCCTGTTCCTGCCGTTCACTTTGCTCGGCTATTACTGGATCACGAAAAAGAACCTACAGCTGTGGTTCTTGTTCCTTTCAAGTGTGTTCTTCTATTGCTATTGGAGCACGGTGTATGTTTTCCTGCTGCTCTTCACAGTGGTTCTGGATTTCTATTTAGCCAAAGCCATTTCAATGACGACCTCACAGGCTCGCCGAAAGACCTTCCTGCTGATTTCGGTGATCGCCAATCTCGGCATTCTTGGATTCTTTAAATACTACAACTTCTTTGCGGACTCTTTGAATGGAGCCCTGCAGGTGACGGGGCTTGCGGGACCGCTGCCGATTTTAAATCTCGTACTGCCCATCGGTATTTCCTTTTACACCTTCCAGTCCCTGTCTTACGTGATCGACGTTTATCGCAAGACCTCCAGTGCGCACGCGCATCTTTTGGAGTTTGCAGGTTACGTGACCTTGTTCCCGCACCAGATTTCAGGTCCACTGGTTCGTCATAACTACATCGTTCCTCAGTTGGAAGATTCAAAGACCTATTTCTTCAATCCCGAGAACTTCTGGAAAGGTTGCTATTTCTTCGTGTTCGGTCTGGCAAAAAAGATGATGATTGCCGACCGTATCGCGGCAGTGGTGGATCCGCTGGTGATGAATATGGCCGGGGCTTCTACGGCTGAGGCGTGGATTGCCATGATCGGCTACACCATGCAGTTGTATTTTGATTTCAGCGGTTATTCCGACATGGCGGTGGGATTGGGATTGATGATGAACATCCAGTTCCCGCAGAACTTCAACTCGCCTTACAAATCTTTGTCCATCACTGAATTCTGGCAGCGCTGGCATATCACGCTGTCTTCGTGGTTGAAAGATTACCTTTATATTTCCCTTGGCGGAAATCGCGCCGGAGTTTTGAAAACTTACCGCAATCTGTTTTTGACCATGGCAATTGGTGGCCTGTGGCACGGGGCGAACTGGACATATCTGGTCTGGGGCTGTTTCCACGGTGGGATCCTGGCGATCGAAAGACTGTTTAAGGATCGTGGCTGGTACACGGTTAAAAACAAGTACGTAAGGTGGACCTTCACTTTCTTCCTGGTCTGTGTGGGCTGGGTGTTCTTCCGTGCACATTCCGTTGAGCAGGCGCTGTTCTGGCTGCAGAAGGTGTTCATGCTTAATGGGGACATCAACTGGGACATCACTTTGATTCCGCTTAAACATAAAGACCGCTTCTTTGCGGCGCTGGGTGTGGGGATCTTGGTGGCCTTCCTTGCCAAAAACACGTGGGAGCGAGAATTCAAACCGAGGCTTTGGCGGGCGGCATTGATGGCGCTGATGTTTGTGGTGTGTTTGGCTTACATGGGTGAGGAATCTCCGTTCCTTTATTTCCAATTCTAG